A genomic window from Camelina sativa cultivar DH55 chromosome 2, Cs, whole genome shotgun sequence includes:
- the LOC104745489 gene encoding UDP-glycosyltransferase 72E3 isoform X3, producing the protein MHITKPHAAMFSSPGMGHVMPVIELAKRLSANHGFHVTVFVLETDAASAQSKFLNSTGVDIVALPSPNISGLVDPEDHVVTKIGVIMREAVPALRSKIAAMHQKPTALIIDLFGTDALCLGAELNMLTYVFIASNARYLGVSIYYPTLDKDTKEDHTVQRNPLPVPGCEPVRFKDTLDAYLVPDEPVYRDLVRHCLAYPKADGILVNTWEEMEPKSLKSLQDPKLLGRVARAPVYPVGPLSRSVQSSKNEHPVFDWLNEQPDESVLYISFGSGGSLTANQLTELAWGLEQSQQRFVWVVRPPVDGSSCSEYFSANGGGTKDNTPEYLPEGFVTRTCDRGFVIPSWAPQAEVLAHRAVGGFLTHCGWSSTLESVVGGVPMIAWPLFAEQNMNAALLSDELGIAVRVDDTEEAISRSKIEVLVRMVMAEKEGEEMRMKVKKLRDTAEMSSSIDGGGSAHKSLCRVTKECQQFLERIGDLARGA; encoded by the exons ATGCATATCACAAAACCACATGCTGCCATGTTTTCCAGTCCCGGAATGGGCCACGTCATGCCGGTGATCGAGCTAGCTAAGCGTCTCTCCGCTAACCACGGCTTCCATGTCACCGTCTTCGTCCTTGAAACCGACGCAGCCTCCGCTCAGTCAAAGTTCCTAAACTCAACCGGCGTTGACATCGTCGCTCTTCCTTCGCCGAACATTTCTGGTTTAGTGGACCCGGAAGACCACGTGGTGACCAAGATAGGAGTCATTATGCGTGAAGCCGTTCCAGCCCTCCGATCAAAGATCGCTGCCATGCATCAAAAGCCAACGGCTCTGATCATCGACTTGTTCGGCACAGATGCGTTATGTCTTGGTGCGGAACTGAACATGTTGACTTATGTGTTTATCGCTTCCAACGCGCGTTATCTTGGTGTTTCCATATATTATCCAACTTTGGACAAAGATACCAAAGAAGACCATACAGTGCAAAGAAACCCGCTCCCTGTACCGGGGTGTGAACCGGTTAGATTTAAAGATACTTTGGATGCATATCTGGTTCCGGACGAACCGGTGTACCGGGATTTGGTTCGTCACTGTCTGGCTTACCCAAAGGCTGATGGTATTTTGGTGAATACATGGGAAGAGATGGAGCCCAAATCATTGAAATCTCTTCAAGACCCAAAGCTTTTAGGCCGGGTCGCTCGTGCACCGGTTTATCCGGTCGGTCCATTAAGCAGATCGGTACAATCATCAAAGAACGAACATCCGGTTTTTGACTGGTTAAACGAACAACCGGATGAGTCGGTTCTTTATATCTCATTCGGAAGTGGTGGTTCTCTTACTGCTAACCAGTTAACCGAATTGGCGTGGGGACTCGAGCAGAGCCAGCAGCGGTTCGTATGGGTGGTTCGACCACCGGTTGACGGCTCATCTTGCAGCGAGTATTTCTCGGCTAACGGCGGTGGAACCAAAGACAACACGCCAGAGTATCTACCGGAAGGGTTCGTGACTCGTACTTGCGATAGAG GTTTCGTGATCCCATCATGGGCACCGCAAGCTGAAGTCCTGGCCCATCGGGCCGTTGGTGGGTTTTTAACCCACTGTGGTTGGAGCTCCACGTTGGAAAGCGTCGTTGGTGGCGTTCCGATGATCGCGTGGCCGCTTTTCGCCGAGCAGAATATGAATGCGGCGTTGCTCAGCGACGAACTAGGTATCGCCGTAAGAGTGGATGATACAGAGGAAGCGATTTCTAGGTCGAAGATTGAAGTGTTGGTGAGGATGGTTATGGCTGAGAAGGAAGGTGAGGAGATGAGaatgaaagtgaagaagttgagAGACACGGCAGAGATGTCGTCGAGCATTGACGGTGGTGGTTCAGCGCACAAGTCTCTTTGCAGAGTTACGAAGGAGTGTCAACAGTTTTTGGAACGTATCGGGGACTTGGCACGTGGTGCGTAG
- the LOC104745516 gene encoding UPF0496 protein At5g66675-like, which produces MFLGIFSKTMEDRSNSSRNRTTNNSPPLPQIRTDIGSLYSADLSAYNSACREDPDLQSFDSSLHQRTNRVINSLASGSETRSLSFDALIEVSGCLLEMNQEVVRFIIESKEDAWDNKDLTCLVNAYFDSSIKTLDFCNAVDNCVKRARIGQMLLQFALKQFEMEESSATNNNNTNKYAKTLEGLNKFKASGDPFDGDFFMLFESVYEQQVMLLEVLHKQKRKLDKKLKNIKHWKKISNVVFVTTFVSVLIFSVVAAAVAAPPVVTAVAAALAVPIGSIGKWCNHLWKKYETAVKGQKDIVLSMRIGAYVTMKDMDNIRVHVDKLKIEMESMMQKVDFALKEKEEEVAVRLSMHEISKKFDVFTERIEEVGENAAKCSKDITLARTIVLRHILSFPSGSDSEQQGNLIEAITL; this is translated from the exons ATGTTTCTTGGAATCTTCTCCAAAACCATGGAAGACAGATCAAATTCGAGCAGGAACAGAACCACCAACAACAGTCCACCTCTCCCACAGATCAGAACCGACATAGGTTCCTTATACTCTGCAGATCTTTCTGCTTACAATTCAGCTTGCAGAGAAGATCCTGATTTACAATCCTTCGATTCATCTCTCCACCAACGCACCAACAGAGTCATCAACTCCCTCGCCTCTGGTTCCGAAACTCGGTCTTTATCCTTTGACGCCCTCATTGAAGTCTCAGGGTGTCTTCTCGAGATGAACCAAGAAGTCGTTAGGTTTATCATTGAAAGCAAAGAAGATGCGTGGGACAACAAAGATTTGACATGTTTGGTCAATGCGTATTTCGACAGTAGCATCAAGACCTTAGACTTCTGTAATGCTGTTGATAACTGTGTCAAACGCGCCAGGATAGGCCAAATGCTCTTGCAGTTTGCGCTTAAGCAATTTGAGATGGAGGAGTCATCAgcgaccaacaacaacaatacgAATAAGTACGCCAAAACTTTAGAAGGGCTTAACAAGTTTAAGGCTTCTGGTGATCCGTTTGATGGAGATTTCTTTATGCTGTTTGAGTCTGTTTACGAGCAGCAGGTTATGCTTCTGGAGGTACTTCATAAACAAAAGAGGAAGCTTGATAAGAAGCTCAAGAACATAAAGCATTGGAAGAAAATATCGAATGTGGTTTTCGTGACAACGTTTGTCTCTGTTTTGATCTTCTCCGTGGTAGCAGCCGCTGTGGCTGCACCGCCAGTTGTGACCGCGGTTGCAGCTGCGTTGGCGGTTCCAATTGGTTCAATAGGGAAATGGTGTAACCATCTATGGAAGAAGTATGAAACGGCTGTGAAAGGACAGAAAGATATAGTTTTGTCAATGAGGATAGGTGCTTATGTTACCATGAAAGACATGGATAACATTAGAGTACATGTAGATAAGTTGAAGATTGAGATGGAATCGATGATGCAAAAAGTTGATTTCGCgttaaaggagaaagaagaagaggtggcTGTGAGGCTTTCGATGCACGAGATCAGCAAGAAGTTTGATGTCTTCACAGAGAGAATCGAGGAAGTGGGTGAAAACGCGGCTAAGTGTAGCAAAGATATCACATTGGCGAGAACAATCGTGCTAAGGCACATTCTAAGTTTCCCCTCAGGTTCAGATTCAGAGCAGCAAGGAAACTT GATTGAGGCAATCACGTTGTGA
- the LOC104745489 gene encoding UDP-glycosyltransferase 72E3 isoform X1, with product MHITKPHAAMFSSPGMGHVMPVIELAKRLSANHGFHVTVFVLETDAASAQSKFLNSTGVDIVALPSPNISGLVDPEDHVVTKIGVIMREAVPALRSKIAAMHQKPTALIIDLFGTDALCLGAELNMLTYVFIASNARYLGVSIYYPTLDKDTKEDHTVQRNPLPVPGCEPVRFKDTLDAYLVPDEPVYRDLVRHCLAYPKADGILVNTWEEMEPKSLKSLQDPKLLGRVARAPVYPVGPLSRSVQSSKNEHPVFDWLNEQPDESVLYISFGSGGSLTANQLTELAWGLEQSQQRFVWVVRPPVDGSSCSEYFSANGGGTKDNTPEYLPEGFVTRTCDRGFVIPSWAPQAEVLAHRAVGGFLTHCGWSSTLESVVGGVPMIAWPLFAEQNMNAALLSDELGIAVRVDDTEEAISRSKIEVLVRMVMAEKEGEEMRMKVKKLRDTAEMSSSIDGGGSAHKSLCRVTKECQQFLERIGDLARGA from the exons ATGCATATCACAAAACCACATGCTGCCATGTTTTCCAGTCCCGGAATGGGCCACGTCATGCCGGTGATCGAGCTAGCTAAGCGTCTCTCCGCTAACCACGGCTTCCATGTCACCGTCTTCGTCCTTGAAACCGACGCAGCCTCCGCTCAGTCAAAGTTCCTAAACTCAACCGGCGTTGACATCGTCGCTCTTCCTTCGCCGAACATTTCTGGTTTAGTGGACCCGGAAGACCACGTGGTGACCAAGATAGGAGTCATTATGCGTGAAGCCGTTCCAGCCCTCCGATCAAAGATCGCTGCCATGCATCAAAAGCCAACGGCTCTGATCATCGACTTGTTCGGCACAGATGCGTTATGTCTTGGTGCGGAACTGAACATGTTGACTTATGTGTTTATCGCTTCCAACGCGCGTTATCTTGGTGTTTCCATATATTATCCAACTTTGGACAAAGATACCAAAGAAGACCATACAGTGCAAAGAAACCCGCTCCCTGTACCGGGGTGTGAACCGGTTAGATTTAAAGATACTTTGGATGCATATCTGGTTCCGGACGAACCGGTGTACCGGGATTTGGTTCGTCACTGTCTGGCTTACCCAAAGGCTGATGGTATTTTGGTGAATACATGGGAAGAGATGGAGCCCAAATCATTGAAATCTCTTCAAGACCCAAAGCTTTTAGGCCGGGTCGCTCGTGCACCGGTTTATCCGGTCGGTCCATTAAGCAGATCGGTACAATCATCAAAGAACGAACATCCGGTTTTTGACTGGTTAAACGAACAACCGGATGAGTCGGTTCTTTATATCTCATTCGGAAGTGGTGGTTCTCTTACTGCTAACCAGTTAACCGAATTGGCGTGGGGACTCGAGCAGAGCCAGCAGCGGTTCGTATGGGTG GTTCGACCACCGGTTGACGGCTCTTCGTGCAGCGAGTATTTCTCGGCTAACGGCGGTGGAACCAAAGACAACACGCCAGAGTATCTACCAGAAGGGTTCGTGACTCGTACTTGCGATAGAGGTTTCGTGATCCCATCATGGGCACCGCAAGCTGAAGTCCTGGCCCATCGGGCCGTTGGTGGGTTTTTAACCCACTGTGGTTGGAGCTCCACGTTGGAAAGCGTCGTTGGTGGCGTTCCGATGATCGCGTGGCCGCTTTTCGCCGAGCAGAATATGAATGCGGCGTTGCTCAGCGACGAACTAGGTATCGCCGTAAGAGTGGATGATACAGAGGAAGCGATTTCTAGGTCGAAGATTGAAGTGTTGGTGAGGATGGTTATGGCTGAGAAGGAAGGTGAGGAGATGAGaatgaaagtgaagaagttgagAGACACGGCAGAGATGTCGTCGAGCATTGACGGTGGTGGTTCAGCGCACAAGTCTCTTTGCAGAGTTACGAAGGAGTGTCAACAGTTTTTGGAACGTATCGGGGACTTGGCACGTGGTGCGTAG
- the LOC104745535 gene encoding UPF0496 protein At5g66670-like produces the protein MAFCGLFSELMKGNSSSNSGGTNGSPVKPIQTKMRSKYSSELSSYTSACKKYSSLKSFDSLVHKRTESVISSLDAQAKTQSLNLESIMEVYGYLLELNQDTVRVIIESKEDVLKNKDLKALVDVYFKSTSKTLDFCNTVQKCVKKAEISQLIIRLAVKQFETETDVGEGKKKKYAKTLEELNKFKSLGDPFDGEFVTQYESIYDEQILLLDELRKLKVKLDKKQRNLKTWRIVSNVVFVTAFVAAFVLSVVAAAMVAPPVLSAVASGLTTPIDVVGMWCNNMWKVYEKAVERQRGVVSSLESGAQANNELMVNIKFEVEKLSERISSILMTIDFAVEREEDEMAMGLAMQDIKKKVEGFTAKIKEVGERADNCSKLIALGRLIVVGHILGVHIVETEALSIISGV, from the coding sequence ATGGCGTTCTGTGGATTATTTTCAGAGCTCATGAAAGGAAACTCCAGTTCTAACAGCGGCGGAACCAATGGTTCACCGGTTAAGCCAATCCAAACAAAGATGCGGTCCAAATACTCATCAGAGCTGAGTTCTTACACATCCGCGTGTAAAAAGTACTCATCCCTCAAATCCTTTGATTCATTGGTTCACAAGCGAACCGAGAGCGTTATCAGCTCGCTCGATGCTCAGGCCAAGACTCAATCTTTAAACCTAGAGTCAATCATGGAGGTCTACGGATATCTTCTTGAACTAAACCAAGATACAGTAAGAGTCATCATTGAAAGCAAAGAAGATGTTTTGAAGAACAAAGATCTTAAGGCGTTGGTTGATGTCTACTTCAAAAGTACTTCCAAGACCTTAGATTTCTGCAATACCGTCCAGAAATGCGTCAAGAAAGCAGAGATAAGCCAACTTATCATTCGACTCGCGGTGAAACAGTTCGAGACAGAAACGGATGTTGGAGagggtaagaagaagaagtacgcGAAAACATTGGAGGAGCTGAACAAATTTAAATCCTTGGGAGACCCTTTTGATGGCGAGTTCGTGACGCAGTACGAGTCCATCTACGATGAACAGATTTTGCTTTTGGACGAGTTGCGTAAGCTTAAAGTAAAGCTCGataagaaacagaggaatcttAAGACGTGGAGGATAGTGTCAAATGTGGTTTTCGTGACTGCGTTTGTGGCTGCTTTCGTCTTATCGGTGGTTGCGGCAGCGATGGTAGCACCTCCGGTACTGAGTGCTGTGGCGTCTGGATTGACCACACCGATTGATGTTGTGGGAATGTGGTGTAACAATATGTGGAAGGTATACGAGAAGGCTGTGGAGAGACAGAGAGGTGTGGTTTCATCGCTGGAGAGTGGGGCGCAAGCTAACAATGAACTGATGGTAAACATAAAATTCGAAGTTGAAAAACTAAGCGAAAGGATCTCGTCGATTCTGATGACCATAGACTTTGCGgtggagagagaagaagatgaaatggcGATGGGATTAGCGATGCAAGATAtcaaaaaaaaggttgaagGGTTTACTGCAAAAATCAAGGAAGTTGGTGAAAGAGCGGACAACTGTAGCAAACTCATCGCCTTGGGGAGACTTATAGTCGTGGGACACATTCTTGGTGTACACATCGTAGAAACCGAAGCTCTAAGTATTATCAGTGGCGTTTAA
- the LOC104745489 gene encoding UDP-glycosyltransferase 72E3 isoform X2, translating into MHITKPHAAMFSSPGMGHVMPVIELAKRLSANHGFHVTVFVLETDAASAQSKFLNSTGVDIVALPSPNISGLVDPEDHVVTKIGVIMREAVPALRSKIAAMHQKPTALIIDLFGTDALCLGAELNMLTYVFIASNARYLGVSIYYPTLDKDTKEDHTVQRNPLPVPGCEPVRFKDTLDAYLVPDEPVYRDLVRHCLAYPKADGILVNTWEEMEPKSLKSLQDPKLLGRVARAPVYPVGPLSRSVQSSKNEHPVFDWLNEQPDESVLYISFGSGGSLTANQLTELAWGLEQSQQRFVWVVRPPVDGSSCSEYFSANGGGTKDNTPEYLPEGFVTRTCDRGFVIPSWAPQAEVLAHRAVGGFLTHCGWSSTLESVVGGVPMIAWPLFAEQNMNAALLSDELGIAVRVDDTEEAISRSKIEVLVRMVMAEKEGEEMRMKVKKLRDTAEMSSSIDGGGSAHKSLCRVTKECQQFLERIGDLARGA; encoded by the exons ATGCATATCACAAAACCACATGCTGCCATGTTTTCCAGTCCCGGAATGGGCCACGTCATGCCGGTGATCGAGCTAGCTAAGCGTCTCTCCGCTAACCACGGCTTCCATGTCACCGTCTTCGTCCTTGAAACCGACGCAGCCTCCGCTCAGTCAAAGTTCCTAAACTCAACCGGCGTTGACATCGTCGCTCTTCCTTCGCCGAACATTTCTGGTTTAGTGGACCCGGAAGACCACGTGGTGACCAAGATAGGAGTCATTATGCGTGAAGCCGTTCCAGCCCTCCGATCAAAGATCGCTGCCATGCATCAAAAGCCAACGGCTCTGATCATCGACTTGTTCGGCACAGATGCGTTATGTCTTGGTGCGGAACTGAACATGTTGACTTATGTGTTTATCGCTTCCAACGCGCGTTATCTTGGTGTTTCCATATATTATCCAACTTTGGACAAAGATACCAAAGAAGACCATACAGTGCAAAGAAACCCGCTCCCTGTACCGGGGTGTGAACCGGTTAGATTTAAAGATACTTTGGATGCATATCTGGTTCCGGACGAACCGGTGTACCGGGATTTGGTTCGTCACTGTCTGGCTTACCCAAAGGCTGATGGTATTTTGGTGAATACATGGGAAGAGATGGAGCCCAAATCATTGAAATCTCTTCAAGACCCAAAGCTTTTAGGCCGGGTCGCTCGTGCACCGGTTTATCCGGTCGGTCCATTAAGCAGATCGGTACAATCATCAAAGAACGAACATCCGGTTTTTGACTGGTTAAACGAACAACCGGATGAGTCGGTTCTTTATATCTCATTCGGAAGTGGTGGTTCTCTTACTGCTAACCAGTTAACCGAATTGGCGTGGGGACTCGAGCAGAGCCAGCAGCGGTTCGTATGGGTGGTTCGAC CACCGGTTGACGGCTCTTCGTGCAGCGAGTATTTCTCGGCTAACGGCGGTGGAACCAAAGACAACACGCCAGAGTATCTACCAGAAGGGTTCGTGACTCGTACTTGCGATAGAGGTTTCGTGATCCCATCATGGGCACCGCAAGCTGAAGTCCTGGCCCATCGGGCCGTTGGTGGGTTTTTAACCCACTGTGGTTGGAGCTCCACGTTGGAAAGCGTCGTTGGTGGCGTTCCGATGATCGCGTGGCCGCTTTTCGCCGAGCAGAATATGAATGCGGCGTTGCTCAGCGACGAACTAGGTATCGCCGTAAGAGTGGATGATACAGAGGAAGCGATTTCTAGGTCGAAGATTGAAGTGTTGGTGAGGATGGTTATGGCTGAGAAGGAAGGTGAGGAGATGAGaatgaaagtgaagaagttgagAGACACGGCAGAGATGTCGTCGAGCATTGACGGTGGTGGTTCAGCGCACAAGTCTCTTTGCAGAGTTACGAAGGAGTGTCAACAGTTTTTGGAACGTATCGGGGACTTGGCACGTGGTGCGTAG
- the LOC104745550 gene encoding calcium uniporter protein 3, mitochondrial-like: MSSKKSLVQSLFNISKTYSRISGFTRMRPTKPVAGDSGIRRRFLHKRAFFSPEIVPKGGNLMDKLRELSLSNNNRIRLDETMLPPPSPAKSSPEFFPAVTVEDVKKLMRAAEMEMVKSRLRDIGKNWVPYSEFVRVCGENSSDPEQGNRVANMLDQAGNVIVLGKLVCLKPDELTSAMAGLIPTHEPTLDAATRQEFEKLKMIKSDIDKRADDLVRKELWAGLGLIMAQTIGFFRLTFWELSWDVMEPICFYVTSTYFMAGYAFFLRTSKEPSFEGFYKSRFETKQKKLIKMLDFDIDRFTKLQKMHHHRPDFTKHGRC, encoded by the exons ATGTCGTCGAAGAAATCCTTAGTTCAAAGTCTCTTCAACATTTCCAAAACCTATTCCCGGATCTCGGGTTTTACCCGTATGCGTCCCACCAAACCCGTCGCCGGAGACTCTGGTATTCGCCGGAGATTTCTTCACAAGAGGGCATTTTTCTCGCCGGAGATTGTTCCCAAAGGAGGCAACTTGATGGATAAACTCAGGGAGTTGAGTTTGTCCAACAATAACCGTATTCGTCTAGACGAGACGATGCTCCCCCCACCTTCTCCGGCGAAATCATCACCGGAGTTTTTCCCGGCGGTCACCGTGGAAGACGTGAAGAAGCTCATGAGAGCAGCGGAGATGGAGATGGTGAAATCGAGGCTGAGAGATATTGGCAAGAATTGGGTTCCTTATTCCGAGTTTGTCCGGGTATGCGGAGAAAACAGTTCGGATCCTGAACAAGGTAACCGGGTCGCGAATATGCTTGACCAAGCTGGAAACGTCATCGTTTTGGGAAAACTCGTCTGCCTTAAACCCGATgag CTAACAAGCGCCATGGCTGGTCTGATTCCGACGCACGAACCCACTCTCGACGCAGCGACAAGGCAAGAGTTTGAGAAACTTAAGATGATTAAATCAGATATCGACAAAAGAGCGGACGATCTGGTTCGAAAAGAATTATGGGCCGGATTAGGCCTAATTATGGCCCAAACGATTGGATTTTTTAGGCTGACGTTTTGGGAACTGTCGTGGGACGTGATGGAACCCATATGCTTCTACGTAACTTCGACTTATTTCATGGCTGGTTACGCCTTCTTCCTCCGTACTTCAAAGGAACCTTCCTTTGAAGGTTTTTACAAAAGCCGGTTCGAGACCAAGCAGAAAAAGTTGATTAAAATGCTTGATTTCGATATCGACCGTTTCACCAAGCTACAGAAGATGCATCATCATCGTCCAGACTTTACTAAACATGGTCGTTGTTGA
- the LOC104745505 gene encoding dolichyl-diphosphooligosaccharide--protein glycosyltransferase 48 kDa subunit isoform X2, with protein sequence MMNLSRSVALISLFLLPLLSFSFSVDNPTDRRVLVLLDDLSLKSSHSIFFNNLKSRGFDLDFKLADDSKLALQRYGQYLFDGLIIFAPSTERLGGSLDSKSIADFVDSGRDLILSADTSASDLIRGIATECGVDFDEDSSAMVIDHTSFSVSDVDGDHTLIAADDLVKSDVILGKAKIEAPVLFRGVAHSLNPTNNLVFKVLSASPSAYSANPSSKLSSPPQLTGSAISLVSVMQARNNARVVISGSLQLFSDRSGVQKAGSQNQYEKSGNEQFVTELSKWVFHERGHLKAGSLVHHRVGETDEPAIYRIKDDLEFSVEIYEWSGKSWEPYVANDVQVQFYMMSPYVLKTLSADKKGLFHTSFKVPDVYGVFQFKVEYEKLGYTTLSLSKQIPVRPYRHNEYERFIPTAYPYYGACFTTMAGFFVFSFVYLYHK encoded by the exons ATGATGAACCTCTCGAGATCCGTCGCGTTGATCTCTTTGTTCCTTCTTCCTTTACTTAGTTTCTCCTTCTCCGTCGATAATCCGACGGATCGGCGAGTTCTGGTTCTTCTCGATGATCTATCACTTAAGTCCTCTCATTCCATCTTCTTCAACAATCTCAAGTCTCGTGGATTTGATCTCGATTTCAAGCTAGCTGATGATTCGAAGCTCGCTCTTCAACGATACGGCCAGTACTTGTTCGATGGGCTGATCATCTTCGCCCCATCGACAGAGC GGCTTGGAGGATCTTTGGATTCGAAATCCATTGCTGATTTCGTTGATTCTGGTCGTGACTTGATCTTATCGGCGGATACTTCTGCATCTGATCTGATTCGTGGTATTGCTACAGAGTGTGGGGTTGATTTCGATGAG GATTCTTCAGCTATGGTTATTGATCATACGAGCTTCTCCGTCTCTGATGTTGATGGCGACCACACCTTGATTGCTGCCGATGATTTAGTGAAATCTGATGTCATCTTAGGAAAAGCCAAAATCGAG GCTCCCGTTCTCTTCAGAGGAGTTGCACATTCGTTGAACCCTACCAACAATCTG GTTTTCAAAGTTCTTTCAGCCTCCCCCTCAGCTTATTCTGCTAACCCAAGCTCGAAGTTGTCTAGTCCCCCCCAGCTCACTGGGTCTGCAATTTCGCTAGTCTCGGTCATGCag GCGAGGAACAATGCTAGGGTTGTGATCTCAGGCTCTTTGCAGTTGTTTAGTGATAG ATCTGGTGTCCAGAAAGCAGGGAGTCAGAATCA ATACGAAAAATCTGGCAATGAACAGTTTGTGACTGAACTAAGCAAATGGGTCTTCCACGAAAGAGGCCATTTGAAG GCTGGTAGTCTTGTACACCATAGGGTTGGAGAAACAGACGAGCCAGCGATATACAGGATAAAAGATGACCTG GAATTTTCTGTAGAGATATATGAGTGGTCAGGAAAGAGCTGGGAGCCGTATGTTGCTAATGATGTGCAGGTTCAGTTTTACATGATGAGCCCGTATGTGTTGAAAACCTTGTCAGCAGACAAAAAG GGTTTGTTTCATACTTCTTTCAAGGTTCCTGATGTCTATGGTGTATTCCAGTTTAAGGTTGAATATGAAAAGCTAGGCTACACTACATTATCTCTTTCGAAGCAG ATTCCGGTGCGACCTTACAGACACAATGAGTATGAGAGATTTATTCCAACTGCGTATCCTTATTACGGAGCCTGCTTTACTACG ATGGCTGGTTTCTTCGTCTTCAGCTTCGTCTACCTCTACCATAAGTAG
- the LOC104745505 gene encoding dolichyl-diphosphooligosaccharide--protein glycosyltransferase 48 kDa subunit isoform X1: MMNLSRSVALISLFLLPLLSFSFSVDNPTDRRVLVLLDDLSLKSSHSIFFNNLKSRGFDLDFKLADDSKLALQRYGQYLFDGLIIFAPSTERLGGSLDSKSIADFVDSGRDLILSADTSASDLIRGIATECGVDFDEDSSAMVIDHTSFSVSDVDGDHTLIAADDLVKSDVILGKAKIEAPVLFRGVAHSLNPTNNLVFKVLSASPSAYSANPSSKLSSPPQLTGSAISLVSVMQARNNARVVISGSLQLFSDRLIRSGVQKAGSQNQYEKSGNEQFVTELSKWVFHERGHLKAGSLVHHRVGETDEPAIYRIKDDLEFSVEIYEWSGKSWEPYVANDVQVQFYMMSPYVLKTLSADKKGLFHTSFKVPDVYGVFQFKVEYEKLGYTTLSLSKQIPVRPYRHNEYERFIPTAYPYYGACFTTMAGFFVFSFVYLYHK; encoded by the exons ATGATGAACCTCTCGAGATCCGTCGCGTTGATCTCTTTGTTCCTTCTTCCTTTACTTAGTTTCTCCTTCTCCGTCGATAATCCGACGGATCGGCGAGTTCTGGTTCTTCTCGATGATCTATCACTTAAGTCCTCTCATTCCATCTTCTTCAACAATCTCAAGTCTCGTGGATTTGATCTCGATTTCAAGCTAGCTGATGATTCGAAGCTCGCTCTTCAACGATACGGCCAGTACTTGTTCGATGGGCTGATCATCTTCGCCCCATCGACAGAGC GGCTTGGAGGATCTTTGGATTCGAAATCCATTGCTGATTTCGTTGATTCTGGTCGTGACTTGATCTTATCGGCGGATACTTCTGCATCTGATCTGATTCGTGGTATTGCTACAGAGTGTGGGGTTGATTTCGATGAG GATTCTTCAGCTATGGTTATTGATCATACGAGCTTCTCCGTCTCTGATGTTGATGGCGACCACACCTTGATTGCTGCCGATGATTTAGTGAAATCTGATGTCATCTTAGGAAAAGCCAAAATCGAG GCTCCCGTTCTCTTCAGAGGAGTTGCACATTCGTTGAACCCTACCAACAATCTG GTTTTCAAAGTTCTTTCAGCCTCCCCCTCAGCTTATTCTGCTAACCCAAGCTCGAAGTTGTCTAGTCCCCCCCAGCTCACTGGGTCTGCAATTTCGCTAGTCTCGGTCATGCag GCGAGGAACAATGCTAGGGTTGTGATCTCAGGCTCTTTGCAGTTGTTTAGTGATAG GTTAATCAGATCTGGTGTCCAGAAAGCAGGGAGTCAGAATCA ATACGAAAAATCTGGCAATGAACAGTTTGTGACTGAACTAAGCAAATGGGTCTTCCACGAAAGAGGCCATTTGAAG GCTGGTAGTCTTGTACACCATAGGGTTGGAGAAACAGACGAGCCAGCGATATACAGGATAAAAGATGACCTG GAATTTTCTGTAGAGATATATGAGTGGTCAGGAAAGAGCTGGGAGCCGTATGTTGCTAATGATGTGCAGGTTCAGTTTTACATGATGAGCCCGTATGTGTTGAAAACCTTGTCAGCAGACAAAAAG GGTTTGTTTCATACTTCTTTCAAGGTTCCTGATGTCTATGGTGTATTCCAGTTTAAGGTTGAATATGAAAAGCTAGGCTACACTACATTATCTCTTTCGAAGCAG ATTCCGGTGCGACCTTACAGACACAATGAGTATGAGAGATTTATTCCAACTGCGTATCCTTATTACGGAGCCTGCTTTACTACG ATGGCTGGTTTCTTCGTCTTCAGCTTCGTCTACCTCTACCATAAGTAG